One Setaria viridis chromosome 3, Setaria_viridis_v4.0, whole genome shotgun sequence DNA window includes the following coding sequences:
- the LOC117847085 gene encoding uncharacterized protein, with protein MDGGKKGRNAHKASADHRSDRKSATGMSGDPKKGGRGGKFTWEGADGYADEDLDLISNKNNGGRAGKGGATANAAKKDDGDDE; from the coding sequence ATGGACGGCGGCAAGAAGGGCCGGAACGCGCACAAGGCCTCCGCCGACCACCGCAGCGACCGCAAGTCGGCCACCGGCATGAGCGGCGACCCCAAGaagggcggccgcggcggcaagTTCACCTGGGAGGGCGCCGACGGCTACGCCGACGAGGACCTCGACCTCATCTCCAACAAGAAcaacggcggccgcgccggcaaGGGGGGCGCCACCGCCAACGCCGCCAAgaaggacgacggcgacgacgagtag